A window from Gossypium raimondii isolate GPD5lz chromosome 7, ASM2569854v1, whole genome shotgun sequence encodes these proteins:
- the LOC105770287 gene encoding dirigent protein 15 yields MEEQLIFAWAMIFCIAIAPVYGEYYSKTVTPSSKVEKVTNLHFFLHDTLSGEHPSAVLVAHANLTRKDHSPVPFGSLFAIDDRLRVGPEPTSKIIGNAQGLYLSSSQDASKFTIVLYADFAFTTGKFKGSSFSIFSRNPVTEAKREVAIVGGRGRFRMARGFAHIKTSYFNATTGDAILDYKVTLYHY; encoded by the coding sequence ATGGAAGAACAATTGATATTTGCGTGGGCAATGATATTCTGCATCGCCATAGCGCCCGTCTATGGGGAATACTATTCCAAGACTGTTACACCTAGTTCAAAGGTGGAAAAAGTGACCAATCTTCACTTCTTCCTCCACGATACCCTCAGTGGAGAACACCCTAGTGCAGTTCTGGTAGCCCATGCTAACCTCACCAGGAAAGACCATTCCCCAGTTCCGTTTGGCAGCTTGTTTGCTATCGATGATCGGCTCAGAGTAGGGCCTGAACCAACATCCAAGATAATCGGCAACGCCCAAGGACTGTACCTATCATCCAGTCAAGATGCTTCCAAGTTTACAATAGTTTTGTACGCTGATTTTGCGTTTACGACTGGCAAGTTTAAAGGGAGCTCCTTCAGTATATTCTCTAGGAATCCGGTGACCGAAGCTAAACGTGAAGTGGCAATCGTGGGAGGGAGAGGTCGGTTTAGGATGGCTAGAGGGTTTGCCCATATTAAGACCAGCTATTTCAATGCTACTACAGGAGATGCTATTCTCGATTACAAAGTTActttatatcattattaa
- the LOC105778721 gene encoding SPX domain-containing protein 2 codes for MKFGKSLSSQIEETLPEWRDKFLSYKELKKKLKLIEPNSGERPNKRVKLDGNSGDFAGAGDKVGVFDGDGMSTEETDFIKLLENELEKFNTFFVEKEEEYIIRLKELQDSVAKAKDCSEEMIRIRKEIVDFHGEMVLLENYSALNYTGLVKILKKYDKRTGALIRLPFIQRVLQQPFFTTDLLYKLVKECEAMLDHLFPKKEKPSSTEAENKDDGGDCEDDGCDPVTSSTSRSEDRLRMSKELAEIEYMESLYMKSSISALRALKEIRSGSSTVSVFSLPPLQISGVDETWKKIPVLEQAAK; via the exons ATGAAATTTGGGAAGAGCCTTAGTAGCCAGATCGAGGAGACTCTGCCTGAATGGCGGGACAAGTTCCTTTCTTATAAGGAGcttaagaaaaaattgaagcttATTGAGCCTAATTCCGGTGAGAGGCCGAATAAACGGGTTAAATTGGATGGAAATTCTGGTGATTTTGCCGGTGCCGGAGATAAGGTCGGCGTCTTCGACGGAGACGGTATGTCGACAGAGGAGACCGATTTCATTAAGCTTTTGGAAAATGAGCTCGAGAAATTCAACACTTTTTTTGTCGAGAAAGAGGAAGAATACATCATTAGATTGAAG GAATTACAAGACAGTGTGGCAAAGGCAAAGGATTGTAGTGAAGAGATGATAAGGATTCGGAAGGAGATAGTGGACTTCCATGGCGAGATGGTTTTGTTAGAGAATTATAGCGCTCTTAACTACACAG GATTGGTGAAAATACTGAAGAAGTATGACAAAAGAACGGGCGCTTTGATCCGCTTGCCTTTCATTCAAAGGGTTTTGCAACAGCCCTTCTTCACTACAGACTTGCTTTACAAGCTGGTCAAGGAGTGTGAGGCGATGCTGGACCATCTGTTCCCCAAGAAAGAAAAACCATCTTCAACTGAAGCCGAAAATAAGGATGATGGTGGAGACTGTGAGGATGATGGATGTGATCCTGTAACATCATCCACTTCTAGGAGTGAAGATCGGCTCAGAATGTCCAAAGAGCTCGCAGAGATTGAGTACATGGAGAGTCTATATATGAAAAGCAGTATATCAGCATTGCGTGCTTTGAAGGAAATCCGGAGTGGAAGCTCAACTGTTAGCGTTTTTTCATTGCCTCCATTGCAAATAAGCGGAGTGGACGAGACATGGAAAAAGATCCCTGTTCTTGAACAAGCAGCCAAATAG